A genomic window from Caldicellulosiruptor kronotskyensis 2002 includes:
- a CDS encoding glycosyltransferase family 4 protein — translation MKKVWIFNHYAIPPKVGGITRHFDFAKQLAERGYSVTIFASSFDHKQRVEMLEKGKKFKIEEYEKVKFVWIKTFPYKKNDIKRLFNIFSYAKNLYFIARKFERPDVILASSFHPLAWIVGYLLSKKFKCKFIAEVRDLWPQSGIDLGALKEGSVIVKLLRSLEKFIYTKADYVVTVLPKADQYIESLGIDKKKIVHIPNGCDIERFDSLKNILSEETKRILDEHNGYFKACYLGALGQANAMETIIEAAKIVQENIGDRVHFLIIGDGPEKEKLENMAKELELKNVFFYSPISKLSVPSLLERVDITLVSMHNLKVYRFGISLNKLFDYLCAAKPIVFAGNVANDIVKESGAGISCQSYDSKAFAEAILSLYGMSKEERERIGQKGREYVQKYHDIKVLAERLEKIL, via the coding sequence TTGAAAAAGGTTTGGATATTTAATCACTATGCAATCCCGCCAAAAGTTGGGGGAATTACAAGGCATTTTGATTTTGCTAAGCAGCTTGCAGAAAGAGGCTATAGCGTTACTATCTTTGCTTCAAGTTTTGACCACAAACAGAGGGTTGAGATGTTAGAAAAAGGCAAGAAATTTAAAATAGAGGAATATGAGAAAGTAAAATTCGTGTGGATAAAGACGTTTCCTTATAAAAAGAATGATATAAAAAGACTTTTTAACATATTTTCATATGCCAAAAACCTTTATTTCATTGCAAGAAAGTTTGAAAGACCTGATGTAATATTGGCATCTTCATTTCATCCTCTTGCCTGGATTGTGGGGTATTTGCTGTCAAAAAAATTTAAATGTAAATTCATTGCAGAGGTCAGAGACCTTTGGCCGCAAAGTGGTATTGACCTTGGTGCTTTGAAGGAAGGAAGTGTAATTGTAAAGCTTTTAAGAAGTCTTGAAAAATTTATTTACACAAAAGCAGACTATGTTGTAACGGTATTGCCAAAGGCAGACCAATACATTGAAAGTTTAGGTATTGATAAAAAGAAGATTGTTCATATTCCTAACGGATGTGATATAGAAAGGTTTGATAGTCTTAAAAATATTCTCTCAGAGGAAACGAAAAGGATTTTAGATGAACATAATGGATATTTTAAGGCTTGTTACTTGGGTGCGCTTGGACAGGCAAATGCAATGGAGACCATAATAGAGGCAGCAAAAATTGTCCAGGAAAATATAGGTGATAGAGTTCATTTTTTGATAATAGGTGACGGGCCAGAAAAAGAAAAGCTTGAGAATATGGCAAAAGAGCTTGAACTTAAAAATGTATTTTTTTATTCTCCTATCTCAAAGCTTTCTGTGCCAAGCTTACTTGAGCGCGTTGACATAACACTTGTTTCAATGCACAATCTAAAAGTTTACAGGTTCGGAATATCACTTAATAAGCTTTTTGACTATCTTTGTGCTGCAAAGCCGATTGTTTTTGCGGGTAATGTAGCAAATGATATTGTCAAAGAGTCAGGTGCAGGAATTTCCTGCCAAAGTTATGACAGCAAAGCATTTGCTGAGGCAATATTGAGCTTGTATGGTATGTCCAAAGAAGAAAGAGAGAGAATTGGGCAAAAGGGAAGAGAATATGTTCAAAAGTACCATGATA